The Jiangella alba genome includes the window AGCGGGACGGGCACGAGGTCCATGTCGTTGGTCGAGAACGGCGGCGGCGCGTCGTCGGGTGAGCCGGTCCAGCCCACCCACGCGCCGTCGTAGGCGCGCATGACCGGCGCCAAGGCGGTGACCAGTCCTCCGGGGCTCCTGCGCCAAGTGGTCGTGCCATCGGCAGCCGTCACCCGATCGACCGGCAGCCGATTGGCGACTACGACGAAACTACTCGTTCCAGTCGTGGACAAATGGGGCCTCCTCGTGCCGACAACGGTAACCGAGTTGTGATGCATGGTTGTCACAGCCCTTGCCTACGATGGCTGCTATGGACGACCACGAGCGCGAGATCCTCGACTTCGAGCACCGCTGGTGGAAGTACCCAGGCGCCAAGGAACAAGCCGTGCGTAGCGAGCTGGGGATGTCCGCCACGCGCTACTACCAGGTGCTGAACGCGCTCATCGATCGTCCCGAGGCGCTGGCGCACGACCCCCTGCTGGTGCGCCGGTTGCGACGGCAGCGCTCGCGGCGGCTGCGCACGCAGTCGGGGCGCCCGCTCGCTGCGGAGGCATGAGCGGCCGCGGCAGTCCATACGACAGTGTCGCTGATCTTGATCAAGGAAGCCAGGGGCAGGGTGTGTCTCCCGGGTCTCGGCCGTAGCGAGCGGCGTCCAGGTGGATGCCTCGCAAGGCCGAGGAAGGAGACATAGCGGTGCCTATGGCGACTGACGAGAACGCCGCGAGGCGCCGCCTGGGCGTCGCGCAGTAGGCCACGGACCCGGGAGACACACCCTGGTGCCTCGCATCCGTTGCGCCGCGTGGCGTACGCTCCTGATCCTGTGACGATGAGTGACCGACTCCAGCGGCTCTGGCCGTCGCTCGTCGCGCTCGCCGGCACCGTGGCGGTCGTGCTGGCGCTGCTCTGGTATTTCGGCGACGACACCGGCGACAGCTCCTCCGGCGACGACGCCGCGGCGGGCGATACGGTCGAGGAGCCGCCGGCCACCGAGCCGCCGCCCACGGACCCACCGGCCACCGAGCCCCCGCCCACCGAGGCGCCGACGGACCAGCCGACCGGTCCCGTCACCGCCGACCCCGAGGTCCGCGAGCCGCTGGGCGTGCTGAACCAGACCGACGAGGACGGCCTCGAGGAGCGGGCCAGCGAGCGGTTCCAGGAGGGCGGCTGGGAGGTCGCCGCGATGAGCGGGTTCACCGGCACCGTCCCCGAGACCACCGTCTACGTGCCCGAGGGCATGGAAGAGGCGGCCGACGCGCTGGTGGCGCAGTTCCCGGAGATCGGGCGCGTCATGCCGAACGTCGAGCCGTTCAACGACACCCGGCTGGTCATCGTGCTGGCCGACGACTACCTCGACGAGGTCGAGTCGCAGTGACGCCCGAGCTGCGGGGGTTGTCCGGCCGGCTGGGCCGCACCCTCGTCGCGCTCGACTTCGACGGCGTGCTGTCGCCGATCGTGCCCGACCCCGCCGCCGCCGTCGCGCTGCCGGGGACGGCGGACGTGCTGACGGCGGTGGCCGCGCGGGTCGCGCGGGTCGCGGTGGTGACCGGCCGGCCCGCCGCCGACGCCGTCCGGCTGGGTGGGCTGTCCGACGTGCCCGGCCTGGTCGTGCTCGGGCACTACGGGCTGCAACGCTGGTCCGACGGCGCCCTGGCCACACCCGCCAGCGACGACGGCGTCGACCTCGCCCGGCGCCGCGTGGCCGAGCTGGCCGCCGCCCGGCCCGGCGTCAGCGTCGAGGACAAGCACCACTCCGTCGCGCTGCACACCCGGTCCGCGCCCGACCCCGCGGCGGCGCTGGCCGAACTGCGCCCGCACGCCGACGCCGTGGCTGCCGAGGCGGGCCTGCAGGTGACGCCCGGGCGGTTCGTGCTGGAGCTGCGGCCGGTAGGCGTCGACAAGGGGGTGGCGATCCGGTCGCTGGTCGCCGAGACCGGCGCCACCGCCGTCCTCTACGCCGGCGACGACCTCGGTGACCTCCCCGCGGTCGCGGCGGTGCGTGACCTCGCCGCGTCGACGGGCCTCGTCGGGCTGGTGGTCTGCTCGGACGCCGAGGAGGCCTCGGCCGAACTCCGCGCCGCCGCCGACGTCGTCGTCCCTGGGCCGCCCGGGGTGCAGGCGCTGCTGCGCGAGCTCGCCGCCCTCGACTGAGGCGGTATCAAAGCGGTATCATGGTCGCATGGCGATGACACTGCGACTCACCGAGGAAGAGACCGAGGCGCTGCGGCGACAGGCCGAGCGCGAGCACCGGTCCATGCAGGAAGAGGCCCGGCTGGCCATCCGCGAGCACATCGCTCGCACCGACCGGTCGCGGCGCATCGAGGAGATCACTCGTGAGGGCATCGAGCGACACGCCGGCCTCCTGGCCCGCCTCGCGGAATGACCGAGTACCTCACCCTCGAGGACGCACTCAGGATCGCCGAGCTGACCCTCGGTCGCGCGCCCGAAGTGCGCGACCTCGGTCTGCTGGATGCCGCGGTGCAGCGGCCCCGGACCTCGCTGTTCGGGGCCGATGCCTATCCCGACCTGCACACCAAGGCAGCGGCACTGCTCGAGTCGGCGGTGCGCAACCATGCCCTGATCGATGGCAACAAGCGGCTGGGCTGGATGCTCTGCTACGACTTCTACGCGCTCAACGGCCTGTTGCTCGCACCCGCCGAGGACGATGCGTACGACTTCGTCATCGCCGTGGTCGAAGGCAAGTTCGAGCTGGCCGAGATGGCGGCCTGGCTCGCTGAGAACGCCACACCGCTCGACTGACAGCATCCACGATGCGATACAAAACTGTCTCGCATCGTGGATGCCGGCTCACCGTATCCACTACCCGCACGTATGGTGACAACAGTTGTCCTCATCCAGAGGAGCCGAGGGACCGGCCCGTCGAAGCTCCGGCAACCGTCCGTGTCGATCAGCGCGATGACGGTGCCAATTCCGGCCCGCCTGACCCGGGGCGGGAGAGATGAGAAGGGATCCGCAGCAGCATGACCGTCACCGGAACCACCTCCCTGGGGCGCGCCACGCACCTGTCATGTCGTGAGTGCGGCACCACCGTCGAGCTGGGCCCCTTCTACGCGTGCATGGAGTGTTTCGGGCCACTGGAAGTGGCCTACGACTTCGGCACCATCACCCGCGAGCGCATCGAGAGCGGCCCACGCTCCATCTGGCGCTACCGCGACCTCCTCCCGGTCCCCGAGACCGTCACCGAGATCCCCAACACCGACCCGGGCTTCACCCCGCTGGTCCGCGCCGACAACCTGGCCCGCGAGCTGGGCCTGAAGCGCCTCTGGATCAAGAACGACGCCGCCAACCCCACGCACTCGTTCAAGGACCGCGTCGTGGCCGTCGCTTTGGCGGCGGCGCGCGAGCTGGGCTTCAAGGTCCTGGCCTGCCCGTCGACGGGCAACCTGGCGAACGCGGTGGCCGCGGCGGCGGCGCGGGCCGGCATCACCAGCTACGTGTTCATCCCGAGCAACCTCGAGCAGCCGAAGATCACCACGAGCGCCGTCTACGGCACCACGCTGGTCGCCGTCGAGGGGAACTACGACGACGTCAACCGGCTGGCCTCCGAGCTGGCCGGCGAGCACGACGACTGGGCGTTCGTGAACGTCAACGTGCGGCCCTACTACGCCGAGGGTTCCAAGACGCTCGGCTACGAGACCACCGAGCAGCTGGGCTGGCGGTTGCCGAGGCAGGTCGTCATCCCGGTGGCCAGCGGCTCGCAGCTGACGAAGGTCGACAAGTCCTTCCGCGAGCTGGTCCAGCTCGGCCTGGTCGAGGGCGACGCACCCGCGATCTTCGGCGCGCAGGCCACGGGCTGCTCCCCGGTGGCGACGGCGTTCAAGGCCGGCCACGACGTGGTGAAGCCGGTGCGGCCCGACACCATCGCGAAGTCGCTGGCCATCGGCAACCCCGCCGACGGGCCGTACGTGCTCGACGTCGCGCGGCGCACGGGCGGCGCGGTCGAGGACGTCAGCGACGAGGAAGTGGTCGACGGCATCCGGCTGCTGGCCCGCACCGAGGGCATCTTCGCCGAGACCGCCGGCGGCGTCACCGTCGCCGTGCTGGCGAAGCTGCTGCGCGAGGGGAAGCTCGACCCCGACGCCGAGACCGTCATCTTCAACACCGGCGACGGGCTCAAGACGCTCGACGCCGTCTCGTCCGTGGTCGGCCCCGCCGGCACCATCGCACCCACTACCGAGGCGTTCCACAGCCTCGTCAACGGAGGCTGAACATGAGCGTCGCCGTACGTGTCCCGACGATCCTGCGCACCTACACGAAGGGCGAGTCCGACGTCAGCGTCGACGTGCCCGAGGGCGCCACGCTCGCCGACGTGCTGGGCGCGCTCGAGGCCGCCTACCCGGGCATCGGCGCGCGTGTCCTCGACGACACCGGCCAGATCCGCCGCTTCGTCAACGTCTACGTGAACGAGGACGACGTGCGCTTCTCCGACGGGCTGCAGACGCCGACGCCGGCAGGCGCCAAGGTGTCGGTCATCCCGGCGGTCGCCGGCGGCTAGCCCGCCTCAGCAGCGCCATCCAGCGAAGTCACTGTCAGCCGACGGTGACCTCGCTGATGTTGAAGACGTCCTCCGCCCACGGGAAGATCCAGATGAACAGCGCATAGACGAGCGCGGCGATGAGGACCAGGTAGATGACCAGCCGAATGGGCCACGGTCCCGGCAGGTGCCGCCAGATCCAGGCGTACATCTGTCTAGACTTCCTCTCCGCCGACCAGGATGCCGGTCGCGTACATACGGTGTGACGAGCCCCAGCGCGGCCAGCACGTGGTGAGCGTGATGCGCCGTTCGGTCGCCTCGGTGTCGGCGCCCTCGCCCGGCACCGGGTCGACCACCCAGCTGTCTCGGATGCCGATCTTGTTGCCGTCGGGGTCGCCGTTCGGCGCGTTGTCCAGTTCGTAGAGATACGTGCCGGTGGCGGTCTCGATCTCGATGATGTCGCCGACCTGCAGCTCGGGGAACTGGGCGAACGGCTCGCCGTGACCGGAACGGTGCGCGGCGATGGAGAAGTTCCCGACCTGGCCGGGGTCGACGGTGTCGAGGTAGTGGCCGGGCCCGTTCTTGAGGTCGGAGTCCTCGGTGCCCTGGACGATGACCCACTCCCAGTCCTCGCCGAAGCGGGGGATGCGGATGATGCCGTAGGCGTCGCCCACCTCGAGCTGGTCGAGCGGGATCGGGTCCTTCTCGACCACGCCGGAGTCGAGCCCGAGTTGGTCGCGCAGGTCGTCCTGAGCGTTGGCGGTCTGGATGCCGGTGCCCCACAGCGTGTAGACCACGAACAACAGCACGACGGCGCCCGCGGTGAGCATGAACTCACCGACGCCGCCCGCGATGAGGGCGGCGACGTTGCGCTTGGGCGCCGGCTGGGGCGTGTTCCGGCGGGAGGCTTTGCGGCGCCCCCGAGCCGCCTTGCGATGCATGCCCAAGAGCCTAACCGCCGACCCACGGTGCTCGTGAGCTGATCTCGGCGTGAGGGGTCGAATCGGAAAATCGGGTCTGCTAACGTACCGCGAGCATGTGCCCTGAGAATCGTTGAATCTTCAGGAGATATGAACAAATGAATCGCACAATCACACGGCGGCTGCTGGCCGCGGTGGCGGTGACCGGGACGGGCGCACTCGCGTTCGCCGGCGCCGTGCCGGCAAACGCCACTGATGACCTGACCGACCTGGTCGATCTCAAGTCAGAGGAGGTCGTCCAGCGCTCTCTCGAGGTCGCTGCCGACCGAGCCGAGCTGGCGGTCGACGCAGTCCGGGAACTGGTCGAGTCCGGCCAGGCCATGGTGGGCGACGGCGGCACGCTGTCGTACACCGACAAGTTCGACGCTCCCGACGGCCACGCCGACGAACCGTCCGCGGCGGCCGACGTCCCGGGTGACCCCGCGGGCGGCTCGAAGCCGGGCGCGGCGTTCACCGTCTACCTCGACTTCGACGGCGCGACGGTCCAGAACACCGAGTGGAACCGGTCGTACGAGGAGGACGTGTTCGAGCTGTCCGCCAACGCGGCCGCCTCCGACGCGGACTACGTCTACCAGGTGTGGGCGCGGGTGGCGGAGGACTACGCGCCCTTCGACGTCAACGTCACCACCACCGACCCGGGCGCCGACGCGCTCTACAAGACGTCCGAGGACGACGGCGAGTACGGCATGACGGCCGTCATCACCGACACCACGGACATCGCTCCGGCCGACCAGGCCAGCGGGCGGGCCTGGGTGGGCGGGTTCGGCAACGAGTTCCTGTCGCCGGCCATGATCTTCGCGCCGATCGCGCGCGACAGCAACGCCCCCGACGTCGGCAACATCGTGTCGCACGAGGTCGGCCACACGCTGAACCTCGCGCACGACGGCATCGAGGGCGACGAGTACTACGGCGACACCCTGGCCGAGCCCACCTCGCTGTGGGGCCCGATCATGGGCGCGCCGTGGTCGACGCCGCTGTCGCAGTGGTCGCCCGGTGACTACGCCGGCGCCACGAACACCCAGGACGACCTGGCCGAGATCACCGCCGACACCACGCTGCAGACGTTCGCGGCGTTCGACGGCGACGTCATGTGGAACGACATCTTCTGCACCGACGCCGCCGACCCGAACAACCCGCAGCCCGGTGACAGCGCGTTCAAGCCGACCGGCCCGGACGACAACCCGTGCGCCTCGGTCGGCGACGAGCTGACGCTGAAGTTCTACTACGCCGGCCGGGCCGCGTACGCGGCCGACGACCACGGTGACGTGCTCGACGACGCCACCGCGCTCGACAACGGCTCCGGCGAGTTCACCGAGGCGGGCGTCATCTCGCAGTCCGGTGAGCGCGACGTGTTCTCGCTCGTCACCAGCGGCGGCCCGGTCACCATCTCGGCCGAGGGCGCCAGCGTCGGCGCGAACCTGGACATCAACCTGGAGCTCATCGACTCCGCTGGTGACCTGGTTGCCGAGGCGAACCCCGAGACCGCGACCGACCTCGCCAGCTCGCCGACCGACCGCACGGCCTCCGGCCTCGACGCTCAGATCGAGACCGAGCTGGAGACCGGCCTGTACTACGTGCGGGTCACCGGCGCGGGCCAGGGCGACCCGGCGGCGAACACGCCGAGCAACGGCTCGGGCTACACCGAGTACGGCAGCCTGGGCAACTACACGGTGTCCGGTACAGCCGCTCCGTTCGAGGCCGCTCCGATCACGATCATCTCGCCGGAGGACGGCGAGGAGGTCCAGCCGTCGCCGGTGGAGATCACCGGTTCGGCCGAGCCCGGCTCGACGGTGACGCTCACGCTCGGCGACGACGTCGTCGGCGAGGGCACCACCGACGACGAAGGCACCTGGAGCATCGTCCTGACCGCCGACCTGCCGTACGGCGAGTCGACGATCACCGCTCAGCAGACCGTCGGCACCATCGAGGTCCCCGAGACCGCGTCGGTGACGCTCGTGGTCCCGGTCGACCCGCCGACCATCGTGCGGCCGGTCGACGGCGACACCGCCACCACGGCCACGCCGGCGTTCACCGGCGAGGGCCTGGCGGGCGCGTCCGTCGAGCTGAGCATCACCTGCGGCGAGGAGACCTGGGCCGGCACGGCCGAGGTCGACGGCGAGGGCGCGTGGACGTTCACGCCCGAGCAGAACCTCCCCAACGGTGAGTGCACCGTCACCGCGGTCCAGACGATCAACGGCGTCACCTCCGCGCAGACCGAGCCGGTGTCCTTCACCGTCGACGTCGCGGGTGACGACGAGGGCTCCGAGGACGGCGGCGAGAACGGCTCCGAGGACGGCGGCGACGGCGGCACGGAGGACGGCGACGACCTGCCCGACACCGGCGCGTCGATGAACCCGCTCGTCCTGACGGCCGGCCTGCTGCTGCTCGGCCTGGGTGGTGCGCTGTACGCGCGCACCCGGCGCAGCGTGACCAGCTGACGTCAGTACCCCTGAGACGGGGCCCGGGACCACGTGGTCCCGGGCCCCGTCCCCGTTTCCGGGCCGCCCACACGAAACCGCGGCCGCGTCCCGTGCGTCAGAGTGGGGAAGGAGGAACCGACGTGCCCGACACCGCTCAGCAGCCCCGCAACCGCACTGTGCTCGCCGTGGCCGCCGCCGTCGTGGTGGTGGCGCTGGCCGTGGTGCTCGCGGTCTGGCTGACCCGCGACTCCGGCGACGACGACGGCTCCGTCGCGGTGCCGTCCGCCCAGCCGCCGTCCGCCACCTCGACGCCCGGCGACGGCGTCACCGCGCAGGCCCAGGGCGACGTGCTGCCGAGCCCGATGAGCGGCCAGGACGCCGTAGACGCGCTGGGCGACCAGCTCGAGCGCGTCGCCGAGCTCAACGGCATGAGCGCCGACGAACTGCGCGATCTGCTGCTGCGCGACGCCTCCGTGCAGGTCACGCCGAGCGGCCGGCTGATGTACGACGACCGGATGACACCACCGCCCACCTCGCAGTGATCGCCGTCGTAGGATGGCGGCGTGCAGGCGTCCGAGCAGTGTGACGCCGTCGTCGTCGGGTCCGGCCCGAATGGGCTGGCGGCGGCGGTGGTCCTCGCCCGGGCCGGTCTCGAGGTCCGCGTCTACGAGGCGCAGCGCACCGTCGGCGGCGGCGCCCGCACCCTCGATCTCGGCCTGGCGCCGGGCATCGTCCACGACATCTGCTCGGCGGTGCACCCCATGGCCGCCGCGTCGCCGTTCTTCCGCGCCTTCGACCTCACCGCGCGCGGCGTCCGGCTGAACTACCCCGACGTGTCGTACGCGCAGCCGCTCGACGGCGGGCGCGCCGGCATCGCCTACCGCGACCTCGACCGCACCGTCGAGGGCCTGGGTCCCGACGGCCGGGCCTGGCGGCGGCTCATGCGCCCGCTGGTGCGGCACTCGCCGGCCGTCGTCGAGCTGGCCCTCGGCGACCGCCGCAGCCTGCCGCCCGACCTCCTGACGGCGGCCCAGTTCGCGCTGTCGATGCTCGAGCAGGGCACCGGGCTGGGCAAGCTGCGCTGGTCCGACGACGTCGCGCCGGCACTGCTGATGGGCGTCGCGGCGCACGCCATCACGCCCATCCCCACGCTGACGGCCGCCGGCACCGCGTTGTCGCTGGGCGCGCTGGCGCACTCGCCGGGCTGGCCGCTGCCGGTCGGCGGCAGCCAGGCCATCATCGACGCGCTGGTGGCCGACCTCGAGGCGCACGGCGGCAGCGTCCACCGCGGCGTCGAGGTCACCTCGATGAGCCAGCTGCCGAAGGCGCGCGCCTACCTCTTCGACACCAGCCCGTGGACCCTCGCCAGCATCCTGGGCGAGCAGCTGCCGGCCCGCTACCGCCGCGCCATCGACCGGTTCAAGGCCGGCAACGCGGCCGCCAAGGTCGACTTCGTGCTCTCCGGCCCGGTGCCGTGGGCACACCCCGAGGTCGGCCGGGCCGGCACCATCCACGTCGGCGGCACGCTGGCGGAGATGTCGCTGGCCGAGGCCGAGGTCAAGGCCGGCCGGCACGCCGAGCGGCCGATGATCCTCTCGTCCGACCCCGCGGTGTTCGATCCCGGCCGCGAGGTGGGCGGGCTGCGGCCGTTCTGGACGTACACCCACGTGCCGGCCGGCTCCACCGTCGACGTCGGCGACGCCGTGCAGGCGCAGATCGAGCGGTTCGCGCCCGGTTTCGGCGACGTCGTCGTCGAGCGGCACACCATCCCGGCAGCGAAGATGGCCGACCACAACGCCAACTACCGCGACGGCGACATCGCCGCGGGCGCCATGACCATGTGGCAGATCTTCGCCCGGCCCACGCTGGCCTGGAACCCCTACGCCACCCCCGTGCCCGGCGTCTACCTCTGCTCGGGGTCGACGCCACCCGGCCCGGCGGTGCACGGCATGAGCGGCCTCAACGCCGCCGAGCGGGCGCTCAGGACGCGGTTCGGGATCCGCCGGGTGCCGTCACTCGCGCCCTGAGTCGCTGCGCCACCGGCACCAGCCGCTCCAGCGGCACGAACGCCAGCCAGCAGATGACCGTCGGCAGGAAATGGATGCCGAGCGCCAGGTAGGTCATCAGGTGGAAGCCGGCGAACGTGACGACCGCCAGGTACAGCGCCTTGCCCTTCAGCCACAGCACCACGGGCGACAGGAACTCGATGATGATCAGGCCCCACTGGGCGATGATCAGCAGCCACGGATAGTCGGTGGTCCAGCGCACGAGGTCCGAGCCGCGGCGCATGATGGCCCAGATGAACACCGCGCCGTTGGCCCAGGTGGCCGGCGAGCCGCTGCGCACCCACTTGACGACGGCCGACGCGAAGTAGGTCGCGATGACCGACACCTGGATGCAGCGGAACGCCCAGCCGGCCGACTCGCTGGAGTCGGTGTCGCTGAACCTGGCCCGGCCGATGGTCGGCAGCACGACGACGGCCACCGTCAGCGCCAGGTGGTCGTGCGAGACGTAGCCGTAGCCCTGGCTGAACACCATCCACTGGAAGTACGCGACGGCGACGATCCAGCCGGCGATGCGGGGCAGGAACCCCGTGGCCGCCACCAGGCAGCCGACGACGATGACGATCTGCAGGGTCTGCGCCAGCGGCAGCGACGGCTCGGGCAGCGGCAGCACCCGGCCGACCCACGTCGGGTAGTACAGCTCCGGCGCGTGCGCCATCGGGATGACGTCGTTGGTGAGCCGGAAGATGTCGTAGAGCACGAACAGGTAGATCGCCACCCGCAGCACGGCCACCCGGGCCAGCGGGACCGGGCGGGTCCACCAGCCGGCGACGGCGCGCCCGGCGTCGAGTGCGCGGCTCACCGCTGCACCTCCCACGACGTGAGCTGCTCGATCTCGGGCTCGCCCTGCTGGATGCCGTCCTTCAGCTGGTACGTGCTGCGCATGACGTAGAGCGCGACGTACGGGTCGGCGTCGGGATGCAGCTCGGACCAGGAGTTCGCGATGGCCTGTAGCAGCGACGGGTCGTCGACGATGCGGTTCAGCTGGGACTCGATGTCGGCCCGTCCGACGCCGACGCCCTGCGGGTTGAGCGGCACGCGCACCCGCTCACCGGTCTCGGTGTCGGCCATCATGTAGACGGACCGGACGGCGCCGTCGAGGTCGCGCGGTGTGGCGTATTGCGACAGCGAGCCGAGCGGGAAGTAGTCGTTGGTGTCCTGGAGCTGGCCCATGGTCAGGATCACCAGAGCCACTCCGGTGACGCCGAGTCTCCAGGCCAGGCCCCGCCGGGAGATGCGCCGGACGGCCGGTTCGGAACTCACAGCCCGCGAGTATACGGGGTATAGGGCGGCGCTTGCACTCTCCATGGCAGAGTGCTAAACACGTTGTTAGCACTCTCGAGGTGAGAGTGACAGGACTTCGGATCGACGAGGCCGTCGGGGCCCGGTGACAGGAGCCGGGAACTGGCGGTCGTCCGTCGCGGGCGTCGAGCCGGAATTTCCACCCGCTATGGGAGGACCAGGAACCCATGCCAAAGATCATTGCCTTTGACGAAGAGGCGCGGCGTGGCCTCGAGCGTGGCATGAACTCTCTTGCTGACGCCGTCAGGGTCACTCTTGGCCCGAAGGGCCGTAACGTCGTGTTGGAGAAGAAGTGGGGCGCTCCCACCATCACCAACGACGGTGTGTCGATCGCCAAGGAGATCGAGCTCGAGGACCCGTGGGAGAAGATCGGGGCCGAGCTCGTCAAGGAGGTCGCGAAGAAGACCGACGACGTTGCCGGTGACGGCACGACGACGGCGACCGTCCTGGCTCAGGCGATGGTCCGCGAGGGCCTGCGCAACGTGGCCGCTGGTGCGAACCCGATCGCGTTGAAGCGTGGCATCGAGCGGGCCGTCGAGGCCATCTCGGAGCAGCTGCTGTCGACGGCGCGTGAGGTCGAGACGAAGGAGCAGATCGCTGCTACCGCGTCGATCTCGGCCGGCGACTCGCAGATCGGTGAGCTGATCGCCGAGGCGATGGACAAGGTCGGCAAGGAAGGCGTCATCACCGTCGAGGAGAGCAACACCTTCGGGCTCGAGCT containing:
- a CDS encoding DUF3263 domain-containing protein, encoding MDDHEREILDFEHRWWKYPGAKEQAVRSELGMSATRYYQVLNALIDRPEALAHDPLLVRRLRRQRSRRLRTQSGRPLAAEA
- a CDS encoding LytR C-terminal domain-containing protein — translated: MSDRLQRLWPSLVALAGTVAVVLALLWYFGDDTGDSSSGDDAAAGDTVEEPPATEPPPTDPPATEPPPTEAPTDQPTGPVTADPEVREPLGVLNQTDEDGLEERASERFQEGGWEVAAMSGFTGTVPETTVYVPEGMEEAADALVAQFPEIGRVMPNVEPFNDTRLVIVLADDYLDEVESQ
- the otsB gene encoding trehalose-phosphatase — encoded protein: MTPELRGLSGRLGRTLVALDFDGVLSPIVPDPAAAVALPGTADVLTAVAARVARVAVVTGRPAADAVRLGGLSDVPGLVVLGHYGLQRWSDGALATPASDDGVDLARRRVAELAAARPGVSVEDKHHSVALHTRSAPDPAAALAELRPHADAVAAEAGLQVTPGRFVLELRPVGVDKGVAIRSLVAETGATAVLYAGDDLGDLPAVAAVRDLAASTGLVGLVVCSDAEEASAELRAAADVVVPGPPGVQALLRELAALD
- a CDS encoding type II toxin-antitoxin system death-on-curing family toxin, translated to MTEYLTLEDALRIAELTLGRAPEVRDLGLLDAAVQRPRTSLFGADAYPDLHTKAAALLESAVRNHALIDGNKRLGWMLCYDFYALNGLLLAPAEDDAYDFVIAVVEGKFELAEMAAWLAENATPLD
- the thrC gene encoding threonine synthase encodes the protein MTVTGTTSLGRATHLSCRECGTTVELGPFYACMECFGPLEVAYDFGTITRERIESGPRSIWRYRDLLPVPETVTEIPNTDPGFTPLVRADNLARELGLKRLWIKNDAANPTHSFKDRVVAVALAAARELGFKVLACPSTGNLANAVAAAAARAGITSYVFIPSNLEQPKITTSAVYGTTLVAVEGNYDDVNRLASELAGEHDDWAFVNVNVRPYYAEGSKTLGYETTEQLGWRLPRQVVIPVASGSQLTKVDKSFRELVQLGLVEGDAPAIFGAQATGCSPVATAFKAGHDVVKPVRPDTIAKSLAIGNPADGPYVLDVARRTGGAVEDVSDEEVVDGIRLLARTEGIFAETAGGVTVAVLAKLLREGKLDPDAETVIFNTGDGLKTLDAVSSVVGPAGTIAPTTEAFHSLVNGG
- a CDS encoding ubiquitin-like small modifier protein 1, with amino-acid sequence MSVAVRVPTILRTYTKGESDVSVDVPEGATLADVLGALEAAYPGIGARVLDDTGQIRRFVNVYVNEDDVRFSDGLQTPTPAGAKVSVIPAVAGG
- a CDS encoding class E sortase, which produces MHRKAARGRRKASRRNTPQPAPKRNVAALIAGGVGEFMLTAGAVVLLFVVYTLWGTGIQTANAQDDLRDQLGLDSGVVEKDPIPLDQLEVGDAYGIIRIPRFGEDWEWVIVQGTEDSDLKNGPGHYLDTVDPGQVGNFSIAAHRSGHGEPFAQFPELQVGDIIEIETATGTYLYELDNAPNGDPDGNKIGIRDSWVVDPVPGEGADTEATERRITLTTCWPRWGSSHRMYATGILVGGEEV
- a CDS encoding Ig-like domain-containing protein encodes the protein MNRTITRRLLAAVAVTGTGALAFAGAVPANATDDLTDLVDLKSEEVVQRSLEVAADRAELAVDAVRELVESGQAMVGDGGTLSYTDKFDAPDGHADEPSAAADVPGDPAGGSKPGAAFTVYLDFDGATVQNTEWNRSYEEDVFELSANAAASDADYVYQVWARVAEDYAPFDVNVTTTDPGADALYKTSEDDGEYGMTAVITDTTDIAPADQASGRAWVGGFGNEFLSPAMIFAPIARDSNAPDVGNIVSHEVGHTLNLAHDGIEGDEYYGDTLAEPTSLWGPIMGAPWSTPLSQWSPGDYAGATNTQDDLAEITADTTLQTFAAFDGDVMWNDIFCTDAADPNNPQPGDSAFKPTGPDDNPCASVGDELTLKFYYAGRAAYAADDHGDVLDDATALDNGSGEFTEAGVISQSGERDVFSLVTSGGPVTISAEGASVGANLDINLELIDSAGDLVAEANPETATDLASSPTDRTASGLDAQIETELETGLYYVRVTGAGQGDPAANTPSNGSGYTEYGSLGNYTVSGTAAPFEAAPITIISPEDGEEVQPSPVEITGSAEPGSTVTLTLGDDVVGEGTTDDEGTWSIVLTADLPYGESTITAQQTVGTIEVPETASVTLVVPVDPPTIVRPVDGDTATTATPAFTGEGLAGASVELSITCGEETWAGTAEVDGEGAWTFTPEQNLPNGECTVTAVQTINGVTSAQTEPVSFTVDVAGDDEGSEDGGENGSEDGGDGGTEDGDDLPDTGASMNPLVLTAGLLLLGLGGALYARTRRSVTS
- a CDS encoding phytoene desaturase family protein, translated to MQASEQCDAVVVGSGPNGLAAAVVLARAGLEVRVYEAQRTVGGGARTLDLGLAPGIVHDICSAVHPMAAASPFFRAFDLTARGVRLNYPDVSYAQPLDGGRAGIAYRDLDRTVEGLGPDGRAWRRLMRPLVRHSPAVVELALGDRRSLPPDLLTAAQFALSMLEQGTGLGKLRWSDDVAPALLMGVAAHAITPIPTLTAAGTALSLGALAHSPGWPLPVGGSQAIIDALVADLEAHGGSVHRGVEVTSMSQLPKARAYLFDTSPWTLASILGEQLPARYRRAIDRFKAGNAAAKVDFVLSGPVPWAHPEVGRAGTIHVGGTLAEMSLAEAEVKAGRHAERPMILSSDPAVFDPGREVGGLRPFWTYTHVPAGSTVDVGDAVQAQIERFAPGFGDVVVERHTIPAAKMADHNANYRDGDIAAGAMTMWQIFARPTLAWNPYATPVPGVYLCSGSTPPGPAVHGMSGLNAAERALRTRFGIRRVPSLAP